A segment of the Amycolatopsis thermophila genome:
CCCCGAACGTGTCGATCGTGAACCTGCGCGCAGGCCAGGACGCGGGGTACTTCTTCCTGCAGCCGGTCGTCGACGCGCTGACCTATGCCGGCGACGCGGGCGTCGACGTGGTCAACATGAGCTTCTACGTGGACCCGTGGTTGTACAACTGCGCGTCCAACCCGGCCGACACGCCCGAACAGCAGCTGGAGCAGCGCACGATCACCGAGGCGATGACGCGCGCGATGAACTACGCCTACCGCAAGGGCGTCACCGAGGTGGCGGCGCTGGGCAACGAGCACTCCGACCTGGGCGCGCCCCAGCCGGACGCGACGAGCCCGGACTACCCGGCGTCGGCGTCGCACCCGCGCACCATCGACAACGCCAGCTGCCTGTCGCTGCCGGTGGAGGGTCCGCACACCATCGGGGTGTCGGCGTTCGGCCCGTCCGGGGCGAAGGCGGACTACTCGAACTACGGACTGGAGCAGATTTCGGTGTCCGCGCCGGGGGGCTACTTCCGGGACGGGTTCGGCACGGACTGGTACCGCACCAACGAGAACATGATCCTGTCGGCCTACCCGCGCAACGTGGGCGTCGCGGAGGGCACGATCGACGCGGACGGCAACGTCACGCCGGACGGTGCCGCGGTGGGCGTGCAGAAGGCGGTCACGAAGGACGGCCGGGCGGCGTACTACCAGTTCCTGCAGGGCACGTCGATGGCCACCCCGCACGCGACGGGCGTGGCGGCGCTGATCGTGTCCGAGTACGGCAAGGTGGGCCGCGGTGGGATCACGATGAGCCCGGACGCGGTGCAGCGGGTCATCGAGGGCACGGCGGCGGAGATCCCGTGCCCGGTCCCGGCGACGGTCGACTACCTGGACGAGGGCCGGGACGCGTCGTTCACCGCGACCTGCCAGGGCTCGCCGTCGTTCAACGGTTTCTACGGCAACGGCGCGGTCGACGCCTACGCGGCGGTCACCCGCGGCGGCGCCTTCGTCCGCGGCTGAGTTCGCGAGGGTGGAGGCCGCCCCCGGTGTCGCCGGGGGCGGCCTTCGCCGGTGTTCAGTCGTCGGTGTACTTGATCGCCGTCAAGGTGATCACCGTGTCCGGCGTGACCTTGGTGCCCGCCGGCGGGTCCTGACCCACCTGGACCCAGTTCCGGTCGACGACGAGCGTCCGGCCCAGCCCCTTCCCGTCGACCTCGCGCAGGTTGTACAGACCGGCCGCCTGCATGGTGTCCTGGGCCTGCTGGTGGTTCATACCGGACACGTCCGGCACGGTGACCAGCTCGGCGGAGCCGGCCGGAGCCGGGGGTGCCGAAACCGGCGCGGGCGGTGTCGCCGCCGGGCTGCTCGCGGTCCCTCCCACCGGGGCCGAGGGCGTGGCCCCGCACGCGGTGACGATCGCGAGGAGCGGGAGGGTGACCGCCCAGCTCCACCTCCGCCCGGTCCGCTCCACCGCTCTGTTCCGCACGTTGCCTCCCGAATCGATCTCTCGGCAGGCCTGTCGGGAGACGAAGGCTCGCCGTTTCGCCCGGTTGAACAACGTTCTCGTTCCGTTACGGTACGTCGAGCGTCTCGTCGGTGGGATCTCGAGAATCCGGTAGTGCACGAGGTCGGACCTGCATCAGTTCTGGACGGAGCGGTTCCTGGATCAGGCGCAGTACCTGCCGGAAACACTTCGCTGATGGCATACCAGGTTCCTGTCGACGCTGGTTCAACTCGGGGCCGCTCGGTGTGTCGGGTACCAGGGCACCCCGAGCATGGCTGGGCGCGGGCGCACGGCGCGTCTCCTGGCCGGAGAGGTCTGTCCCGTGCCCTGCCGGCTCGATCGACCTCGGCTACCGGTTGGAGCTGCGCGCCACGAACTCCGCCAGGTCCTTGGACTGCTGCACCCGCGAGGGCTCGTGCACGTACATCATGTGTCCCGCCGGGTAGTAGGCCGACTCGATGTTGCTCCGCAGGTTGTCCGGGATCTGCAGGTGCGCCAGCACGTGCTCGGCGGCGTAGTAGGGCGTCGCGCCGTCGTAGTAGCCCAGGGCGACGTGCACCTTCAGATGCGGGTTG
Coding sequences within it:
- a CDS encoding S8 family serine peptidase, which codes for MRRTRLLIAAIAVPLIGGAVALPSAGAQPAAPSGPATEFTVLAAGEQSVAAAEEAIRAAGGTVLHTNTAVGLITASAPANGFVQRVSADRAVYGAAKATSIGQAPNGKAKPKRSDVEKESRQAPRSGTAKPGTTGTDPLDDQLWGLKSVRSDLARTVQPGDKRVKVGIIDTGVDGTHPDIAPNFDRAASRNFTRDIPADPTGAVVDGPCEYRGCVDPADHDDNGHGTHVAGTIAAAADGFGISGVAPNVSIVNLRAGQDAGYFFLQPVVDALTYAGDAGVDVVNMSFYVDPWLYNCASNPADTPEQQLEQRTITEAMTRAMNYAYRKGVTEVAALGNEHSDLGAPQPDATSPDYPASASHPRTIDNASCLSLPVEGPHTIGVSAFGPSGAKADYSNYGLEQISVSAPGGYFRDGFGTDWYRTNENMILSAYPRNVGVAEGTIDADGNVTPDGAAVGVQKAVTKDGRAAYYQFLQGTSMATPHATGVAALIVSEYGKVGRGGITMSPDAVQRVIEGTAAEIPCPVPATVDYLDEGRDASFTATCQGSPSFNGFYGNGAVDAYAAVTRGGAFVRG
- a CDS encoding PASTA domain-containing protein, which gives rise to MRNRAVERTGRRWSWAVTLPLLAIVTACGATPSAPVGGTASSPAATPPAPVSAPPAPAGSAELVTVPDVSGMNHQQAQDTMQAAGLYNLREVDGKGLGRTLVVDRNWVQVGQDPPAGTKVTPDTVITLTAIKYTDD